The Patescibacteria group bacterium genome has a segment encoding these proteins:
- a CDS encoding glycosyltransferase family 2 protein codes for MFHLSDRAKYRTLEMIPGVAVWSSFLIVILLIFFRPLWAIYFIIVFDFYWMVRVIYIIFYTVVSYKKFHTALGIDWMEKCRQQPNWERMYHMVFLPTYKEPLEVLRMTLTSLTAVDYPVREKMIIVMCFEERDTVNAHNYAAAVQQEFAGKFADMIVSFHPVGIEGEMPGKGANMAWAGRIAKKYVDERGIPYEDILVSAFDVDTCAHPKYFSYLTYQFLKSDRPLRQSYQPVPLFNNNIWEVPAIMRVVSTSTTFWLMSEQLRPERLFTFASHSMSFRALVDVDFWQNDIVTDDSRIFLQCLMKYDGDYVVKPMYIPISMDAVAGRNIWHGMENLYKQQRRWAWGVEHFPYMVWFFAKNNKIALSKKLHYVWNLVEGMYSWATAPIIIFVLGYFPLRMADDVVKSTVIAQNAPFVLQTIMTLAMVGLLVSAVLSVYLLPPKPVKYHGSKFAIMLLQWALLPITMIAFGSIPATEAQTRLMLGKYLGFRVTDKIRSKSAEPAPQKA; via the coding sequence ATGTTTCATCTGTCCGACCGAGCCAAATATCGCACGTTAGAGATGATCCCCGGCGTAGCCGTCTGGAGTTCGTTTTTGATTGTGATCCTGCTGATCTTCTTTCGTCCCTTGTGGGCGATATATTTTATTATTGTATTTGATTTTTACTGGATGGTGCGGGTGATCTATATCATATTCTACACGGTAGTATCGTATAAAAAGTTTCATACCGCATTGGGTATCGACTGGATGGAGAAATGCCGTCAGCAGCCGAATTGGGAGCGGATGTATCATATGGTGTTCTTGCCAACCTATAAAGAACCGCTGGAAGTATTACGGATGACTTTGACAAGTTTAACTGCGGTTGATTATCCCGTACGCGAAAAGATGATTATAGTCATGTGTTTTGAAGAACGTGACACGGTGAACGCGCATAATTATGCCGCGGCGGTTCAGCAAGAGTTTGCCGGAAAGTTCGCGGATATGATTGTATCATTTCATCCGGTGGGTATCGAGGGTGAAATGCCAGGCAAGGGTGCGAATATGGCCTGGGCGGGACGGATTGCCAAAAAATACGTGGATGAGCGGGGGATACCATACGAAGATATATTGGTATCGGCTTTCGATGTCGATACCTGCGCCCACCCGAAATATTTCAGTTATTTAACATATCAATTTTTGAAGTCGGATCGGCCTTTACGCCAGAGCTACCAGCCGGTCCCGTTGTTTAATAATAATATTTGGGAAGTGCCGGCGATTATGCGGGTGGTATCAACCAGCACCACGTTTTGGCTGATGAGCGAACAGCTGCGCCCCGAACGGCTGTTTACGTTCGCGTCGCATAGTATGAGTTTCCGGGCGCTGGTGGATGTGGATTTTTGGCAGAACGATATAGTAACAGACGATTCGCGGATATTTCTACAGTGTCTGATGAAATACGACGGCGACTATGTGGTCAAACCGATGTATATACCAATCTCGATGGACGCGGTAGCCGGGCGGAATATTTGGCACGGGATGGAAAATCTTTACAAACAGCAACGGCGCTGGGCCTGGGGTGTCGAACACTTTCCCTATATGGTGTGGTTTTTTGCTAAAAATAATAAAATAGCTTTGAGTAAGAAGCTGCACTATGTCTGGAATCTGGTTGAAGGGATGTATTCCTGGGCGACCGCGCCGATTATAATCTTCGTGCTGGGGTATTTTCCGTTACGCATGGCCGATGACGTCGTGAAGTCTACCGTGATTGCCCAGAACGCTCCGTTCGTACTCCAAACGATCATGACGCTAGCCATGGTAGGATTGCTCGTTAGCGCCGTATTGAGCGTTTATCTGTTGCCGCCGAAACCGGTCAAATACCACGGTTCGAAATTTGCCATCATGCTGCTGCAGTGGGCGTTGTTGCCGATTACGATGATTGCGTTTGGCTCGATTCCGGCTACCGAAGCGCAGACCCGCCTGATGCTGGGTAAATATCTGGGTTTCCGAGTGACCGACAAGATCCGGTCAAAATCAGCCGAGCCGGCTCCCCAAAAAGCCTGA
- the fmt gene encoding methionyl-tRNA formyltransferase: MITPSLKVVFFSTPEISISFLDALVKNSLAPALVVSQPNRPVGRKRVLTPPPVKLAALRHGLPVLQIATFKDPSIVEQLRSINADVFVVVAFGLIFPKSILELPKFGCLNLHASLLPKYRGASPIQWAVLSGDNVTGWTLMKMDPGLDTGPILSQIEVSIEPNETTPSLTARLAAVGGDWLAQQLPKYIQGELHPQPQDNSLSTATTLLRKESGRLDWSQPAVNLERQIRAFQPWPGSYTQWQEIKIEILSATATNEIVNQPPGTVFESDGRIGIATAQGVLWPITIKPASKNSQSIQDFVRGHSGFLGSRLG; this comes from the coding sequence GTGATCACCCCATCGCTCAAAGTAGTTTTTTTTAGCACACCTGAAATCTCGATATCTTTTCTAGATGCGCTAGTGAAGAACAGCTTGGCGCCGGCGCTGGTGGTGTCCCAGCCGAACCGCCCGGTAGGCCGCAAACGCGTTCTAACGCCGCCGCCGGTCAAATTAGCGGCTCTACGACATGGATTGCCGGTGTTGCAAATTGCCACGTTTAAAGATCCATCCATCGTTGAACAGCTTCGATCGATCAACGCCGACGTATTCGTGGTCGTAGCATTCGGTTTAATCTTTCCTAAAAGCATACTAGAGCTGCCCAAGTTCGGTTGTTTGAATCTGCATGCTTCCCTGCTGCCGAAATATCGCGGTGCCAGTCCGATCCAGTGGGCTGTGCTAAGCGGTGATAATGTCACCGGCTGGACCTTGATGAAAATGGATCCGGGACTTGATACCGGACCGATTCTTTCCCAGATTGAAGTATCGATCGAACCCAATGAAACCACGCCCAGCCTGACTGCCAGGCTGGCGGCCGTAGGCGGTGATTGGCTAGCCCAGCAATTGCCAAAGTATATCCAAGGTGAACTTCACCCCCAACCACAGGATAACAGCCTGTCTACGGCTACCACATTGCTCAGGAAAGAGTCTGGACGGCTGGATTGGTCCCAACCGGCCGTTAATCTCGAACGTCAAATCAGAGCCTTTCAGCCCTGGCCCGGTTCTTACACACAATGGCAAGAAATTAAAATCGAAATACTATCCGCGACCGCCACTAACGAAATAGTTAATCAACCACCAGGTACAGTATTTGAAAGCGATGGCCGGATTGGAATTGCGACTGCGCAGGGCGTGCTTTGGCCAATAACAATCAAGCCAGCTTCAAAGAATAGCCAATCCATACAGGACTTTGTCCGCGGCCACTCAGGCTTTTTGGGGAGCCGGCTCGGCTGA
- the def gene encoding peptide deformylase: MKLKIITEGDPRLRQKSTAIKSADLTQPKFQSFVRDLTETMYQSDGIGIAAPQTGQNIRLVIIAGEEGAMTLINPVITRRSWRKESDEEGCLSVPGVYGMVRRPRIISAQWTDITGQRVKVKAEGLLARVIQHEIDHLDGVLFIDRAHKLHQAKPGHAESKL, encoded by the coding sequence ATGAAATTGAAAATAATTACCGAAGGCGATCCCCGCTTACGACAAAAATCGACGGCCATAAAGTCAGCCGATTTGACGCAACCAAAATTTCAGTCTTTCGTGCGCGATCTGACTGAAACGATGTATCAATCCGACGGCATCGGCATCGCTGCGCCGCAGACTGGCCAAAATATCCGTCTGGTCATTATCGCCGGTGAAGAAGGCGCCATGACCCTCATTAACCCAGTTATCACCCGACGTTCCTGGCGCAAAGAGTCAGACGAAGAAGGCTGTTTGAGTGTCCCGGGCGTTTACGGCATGGTGCGCCGCCCGCGCATTATTTCCGCCCAATGGACAGACATCACCGGACAGCGGGTCAAGGTTAAAGCCGAGGGCTTATTGGCGCGAGTGATCCAGCATGAGATTGACCATCTGGATGGCGTGTTATTTATCGACCGTGCGCACAAGCTGCACCAAGCCAAACCCGGACACGCGGAGTCAAAGTTGTGA
- the priA gene encoding primosomal protein N' → MYLKLIPSLRLPRSLDIFDYSLPEELARQVMPGSVVLTKFRHQTVPAVVWSMSARSQLKPSQIKPIQSVIENIRFSSIQRQLIDRFAEDFLVSPGTVVNMIIGDMPRRGILAPTQAVLKHPSLRKSKTIWQSDSLVWHLTNQEKVEYINEQVSQAIKQRKHILIISPEIRQVKAWESALYNHRPLVIHRQLPRSLYWQKVAALSSGQPAVVIGTRSALWLPHQRLDLIVIDAEDNANHRQTEMNPRYHTEQVARLLQEITGAGIHWISPAPRLSTWRAYRTGKIQLVDLRSTRPAPTSFIANMNDERKVGNRTMLSERVQRFIAANLKAHKQTVLYLNRRGESTGFVCRDCGHGFSCPRCQRPLILHRFKPKHQILCCHLCEYTMDMPINCPTCQGTDFKHSGWRVQLLESEVRALYPDAKIALREAGSAPIPTDTNIIIGTQIILTAEILERVDLIVFVSVDQLLALPDFSAPEQTFRQMSLAVAETKPGATLVFQTFKPEHHAVRFGAQADLDGFYAEEMRQRALFHYPPLKDLARLILKGKIQKKVIQEAEELSAELEKRAAKIPDVEILHASPSFIAKTRGQYRWELVLKYPPKYWPEIRDLLKLSSDRWLMDLQPQSLL, encoded by the coding sequence ATGTATCTCAAGCTAATACCATCGCTCAGACTGCCTCGGTCACTCGATATATTTGACTACTCTTTGCCGGAAGAATTAGCCAGGCAGGTAATGCCGGGCAGCGTAGTCCTGACTAAATTCCGGCATCAGACTGTACCGGCGGTAGTTTGGTCAATGAGCGCTCGTTCGCAGCTCAAGCCGTCGCAAATCAAGCCAATCCAAAGCGTAATAGAAAATATTAGGTTCAGCTCCATCCAACGACAGCTGATCGATCGGTTTGCCGAAGATTTTCTAGTCTCACCCGGCACGGTGGTAAATATGATTATCGGCGATATGCCCCGGCGCGGGATCTTGGCTCCAACCCAGGCTGTGTTAAAACATCCCAGTCTTCGAAAATCAAAAACCATCTGGCAGTCCGACAGCCTTGTCTGGCATCTGACTAACCAAGAGAAAGTCGAGTATATCAACGAGCAGGTTAGCCAAGCTATCAAGCAGCGCAAGCATATCTTGATTATTAGCCCGGAAATACGTCAAGTCAAAGCTTGGGAATCGGCGCTATATAATCATCGTCCGCTGGTCATACACCGTCAATTACCTCGGTCGCTCTACTGGCAGAAAGTGGCCGCGTTGTCATCTGGACAGCCGGCCGTGGTTATCGGAACGCGTTCCGCGCTTTGGCTTCCCCACCAGCGCCTGGATTTGATCGTTATTGACGCGGAAGATAATGCCAACCATCGCCAGACGGAAATGAATCCGCGCTATCACACCGAACAAGTAGCGCGTCTGTTGCAGGAAATTACCGGCGCGGGCATCCATTGGATCAGTCCGGCGCCGCGCTTGTCTACCTGGCGCGCTTATCGCACGGGTAAAATACAGTTGGTTGATTTGCGTTCGACGCGACCCGCGCCAACGAGTTTCATCGCCAACATGAACGATGAACGCAAAGTTGGCAACCGGACTATGTTGAGCGAGCGCGTTCAACGTTTCATAGCCGCTAACCTGAAAGCGCATAAACAAACGGTGCTGTATCTCAACCGGCGCGGTGAGTCAACTGGTTTTGTTTGCCGCGACTGCGGGCACGGTTTTAGCTGCCCGCGCTGCCAGCGACCATTAATTCTGCATCGATTTAAACCCAAACACCAGATTTTGTGCTGTCATTTGTGCGAATATACTATGGATATGCCGATAAACTGTCCGACTTGCCAGGGTACGGATTTTAAACACAGCGGGTGGCGTGTTCAGCTGCTTGAATCCGAAGTACGGGCACTGTATCCGGATGCTAAAATTGCTCTGCGTGAAGCCGGCAGCGCCCCAATTCCAACTGATACCAATATAATTATCGGGACGCAGATTATTTTAACTGCGGAGATATTGGAACGGGTTGATCTAATTGTATTTGTGTCGGTTGATCAATTGCTGGCGCTGCCCGATTTTTCCGCGCCGGAACAAACTTTTCGACAAATGTCATTGGCGGTGGCCGAAACCAAGCCTGGCGCCACTTTGGTATTTCAAACTTTCAAACCCGAGCATCATGCCGTACGATTTGGCGCCCAAGCTGACTTGGACGGATTCTACGCCGAGGAGATGAGACAGCGGGCCTTATTTCACTATCCACCCTTAAAAGATCTAGCGCGGCTGATTCTAAAGGGCAAGATTCAGAAGAAAGTGATCCAAGAGGCGGAAGAGCTATCCGCCGAGCTGGAAAAACGAGCCGCGAAAATACCGGACGTGGAAATTCTTCACGCCAGTCCGTCATTTATTGCCAAAACGCGCGGGCAATACCGCTGGGAATTGGTGCTCAAGTATCCGCCGAAGTATTGGCCGGAGATACGCGATCTGCTAAAATTAAGCAGTGACCGATGGCTAATGGACCTGCAGCCTCAGTCATTATTGTAA